The following coding sequences are from one Hippopotamus amphibius kiboko isolate mHipAmp2 chromosome 9, mHipAmp2.hap2, whole genome shotgun sequence window:
- the LOC130861767 gene encoding olfactory receptor 2D3, giving the protein MGEENHTSVAEFIFLGLSQDLQTQILLFILFLIIYLLTVLGNLLIIILIFMDSRLHIPMYFFLRNLSFADLSFSTSIVPQMLVHFLVKRKTVSFIGCMTQITVFLLVGCTECALLAVMSYDRYVAVCKPLHYSTIMTQQVCMQLAIGSWASGALVSLVDTTFTFQLPYRGQNVINHYFCEPPALLKLASADTHSTEMAIFAMGVVIPLAPVSLVLVSYWNIISTVVQMQSGKGRLKVFSTCGSHLIVVVLFYGSAIFAYMRSNSKIKCRRDKVISVFYSAVTPMLNPIIYSLRNKDVKGAVRKLAGRKSFSQRR; this is encoded by the coding sequence ATGGGAGAAGAAAACCACACTTCTGTGGCTGAGTTTATCTTCCTTGGCCTCTCACAGGACTTGCAGACCCAGATCCtgctgtttattctttttctcatcaTTTATCTGTTGACTgtgcttggaaacctgctcatcatcatcctcatcttCATGGATTCTCGACTTCATATccccatgtacttttttcttAGAAACCTCTCTTTCGCAGATCTCTCTTTCTCTACTAGCATTGTCCCTCAAATGTTGGTCCATTTCTTGGTAAAGAGGAAAACTGTTTCTTTCATTGGGTGTATGACACAGATCACTGTCTTCCTTCTGGTTGGGTGCACAGAATGTGCACTGCTGGCAGTGATGTCCTATGACCGGTatgtggctgtctgcaagccccTGCACTACTCCACCATCATGACCCAACAAGTGTGTATGCAGTTGGCCATAGGGTCCTGGGCCAGTGGCGCACTAGTGTCCCTGGTAGATACCACCTTTACTTTCCAACTTCCCTATCGAGGACAGAACGTTATCAATCACTACTTTTGTGAACCCCCTGCCCTCCTGAAGCTGGCTTCAGCAGATACTCACAGCACAGAAATGGCCATCTTTGCAATGGGTGTGGTCATCCCCTTAGCTCCTGTCTCCCTGGTCCTTGTCTCCTACTGGAATATCATCTCCACTGTGGTCCAGATGCAGTCTGGGAAGGGGAGGCTCAAGGTCTTCTCTACCTGTGGCTCCCATCTCATTGTTGTTGTCCTCTTCTATGGCTCAGCAATATTTGCCTACATGAGGTCAAACTCCAAGATAAAGTGCAGAAGAGATAAAGTGATCTCTGTGTTCTACTCAGCAGTGACACCCATGCTGAATCCCATAATTTATAGCCTGAGAAACAAGGATGTCAAAGGAGCTGTCAGGAAACTGGCTGGAAGAAAGTCCTTTTCTCAGAGACGGTGA
- the LOC130860769 gene encoding olfactory receptor 2D2 has protein sequence MRQTNQTQVTEFLLLGLSDDQHTQQLLFFLFLGVYLVTVLGNLLLMFLIRVDSRLHTPMYFFLCNLSLADLCFSTNIVPQALVHLLSRKKVISFSRCAAQLLLFLIFGCTQCALLGVMSYDRYVALCNPLHYPSIVTWRVCVQLAAGAWSSGILVSVVDTTFTLRLPYRGSNNIAHFFCEAPALLILASTDTRTSELAIFLMGVVILLLPVSLILLSYGRIIVTVVRMRSAAGRLKAFSTCGSHLMVVILFYGLGIVTYMTPKSSKEQEKLVSVFYAVVTPMLNPLIYSLRNKDVKGALRKVVTRNLPCRLGIFHRP, from the coding sequence ATGAGACAGACAAATCAGACGCAGGTGACAGAATTCCTCCTTCTGGGACTTTCTGATGACCAACACACCCAGCAGctgcttttcttcttatttctggGTGTCTACCTGGTCACTGTGCTTGGAAATCTGCTTCTCATGTTCCTTATTAGGGTTGACTCCCGGCTTCACAcacccatgtatttttttctctgcaatttATCTCTGGCTGACCTCTGTTTCTCTACCAACATCGTTCCTCAGGCCCTAGTCCACCTGCTATCCAGGAAGAAAGTGATTTCCTTCTCACGTTGTGCAGCTCAGCTTCTACTCTTCCTCATTTTTGGGTGTACACAGTGTGCCCTTTTGGGGGTGATGTCCTATGATCGGTATGTGGCTCTCTGCAACCCTTTGCATTACCCCAGCATCGTGACTTGGAGGGTGTGTGTCCAGCTGGCTGCAGGAGCATGGTCCAGCGGCATCCTGGTGTCTGTGGTGGACACCACCTTCACACTAAGGCTACCCTACCGAGGCAGCAATAATATTGCTCATTTCTTTTGTGAGGCCCCTGCACTGTTGATCCTGGCATCCACAGACACCCGCACTTCAGAGTTGGCCATTTTCCTCATGGGGGTTGTGATTCTCCTCCTACCTGTGTCTCTGATTCTGCTGTCCTATGGCCGCATCATAGTGACTGTGGTCAGGATGAGGTCAGCTGCGGGCAGGCTCAAGGCATTCTCTACCTGTGGCTCCCACCTCATGGTGGTCATCCTTTTTTATGGGTTAGGAATTGTCACCTATATGACACCAAAGTCTTCCAAGGAACAGGAAAAGCTGGTATCTGTGTTCTATGCAGTGGTGACCCCCATGCTTAATCCCctcatctacagcctgaggaacaagGATGTGAAGGGAGCTCTGAGAAAAGTAGTCACAAGGAATCTCCCATGCAGACTTGGAATTTTCCACCGACCGTGA